The following proteins come from a genomic window of Acanthopagrus latus isolate v.2019 chromosome 5, fAcaLat1.1, whole genome shotgun sequence:
- the LOC119019911 gene encoding interleukin-6 receptor subunit beta isoform X3, which yields MDILSPKLHIATWTVMNLLCVFSHEVTVRQSDLKPCEMDKRVCVTDVRDCGPRRPSSTPRPMNMSCFYHMSPSSMTCEWTEESNTESEVSLTFKRRNRISSCQRIFNPAAQLNVIARVKDYLTSRDIWSQPHTVVLRNAIRPSKPVLTVLGSTADSVDVSWISRSEGSCRLRHRVNHTHTWTQVPDSVPAHQHQILTYRIKDLLPFTVYRAAVACRQESSIRSEWSSWSPDITAETLDRVPSRPPEVCYRVEKTNTGGSLHLHLMWKDLENRDAGDHILGYQVSYKPASEQKLQDSFVQNVTGVTALLVVEEGNCSVTVKALNTAGYGPATHLSIDTQRQNALPSVRKLWVSSSFPAMNDLLVQWESPTAPPSVPSVSHFAVEWCPKPRPSSCRLTTVDSVLTSTVIQDVDPDESYLISVFPVYNQQCGSPQSLPASLQQGALMEVVNMKVVGMTKTTVTVAWAWQNNSGPVRVNRYRVMLRKDSERQKDVLSFPPLFLWPDQMHNHTFLNLNPSTEYSLLLMADNVSRIIIPVRKYFISDEVMGGSRGVTVATVVATVTPLLLLAITVFIISILSRTVYKSYFFPPISSPWGSTTGQWLMDPNHQKTLVKNILNIEDFQLTDQSVVMVGPKSQHSDEDEHEDTSLLSISHLISKLATLQLGTEYISVPPVATEHQLVSVQSCHPDYAVQCQAADIPLLHQAQEANRCFLQKEEESQQDNFSETSRQKKTAVKLCFCEFTADANSYSVYQKACEAEYMINSSFLWKRDVETVSGQTDYMICETDYKANCCFTVDDG from the exons ATGGACATCCTGTCTCCTAAACTGCACATAGCTACCTGGACAGTGATGaacctcctctgtgtgttttcgcATG AGGTGACGGTGAGGCAGTCTGATCTGAAGCCTTGTGAAATGGACAAGCGAGTGTGTGTCACTGACGTGAGAGACTGTGGCCCTCGACGTCCTTCATCTACACCAA ggcCCATGAACATGTCCTGCTTCTACCACATGTCACCCAGCTCCATGACGTGTGAGTGGACTGAAGAGTCAAACACAGAGTCAGAAGTCTCGCTCACCTTCAAACG CAGGAATAGAATCTCATCATGTCAAAGAATCTTCAACCCGGCAGCTCAACTCAACGTCATCGCCAGGGTAAAAGACTACTTGACAAGCAGAGACATCTGGTCTCAACCTCATACTGTTGTTCTTCGTAATGCGA tCAGACCCTCTAAGCCTGTATTAACTGTACTTGGCTCCACTGCCGACTCTGTTGATGTGTCTTGGATAAGCAGAAGTGAAGGCAGCTGTCGACTTCGCCACAGAGTTAACCACACTCACACATGGACCCAG GTTCCAGATTCTGTACCTGCACATCAACATCAAATACTGACTTACCGGATCAAAGATCTCCTGCCCTTCACCGTCTACAGAGCAGCTGTGGCCTGCAGACAGGAGTCCAGCATCCGGAGCGAATGGAGCAGTTGGAGCcctgacatcactgcagagACGCTAGACAGAG TCCCCTCCAGGCCACCAGAGGTGTGTTACAGAGTGGAGAAAACCAACACTGGTGGATCTCTCCACCTTCATCTCATGTGGAAG GACCTTGAAAACCGCGATGCTGGAGATCATATCCTCGGATACCAGGTGAGCTACAAGCCAGCAAGCGAGCAGAAGCTGCAGGAcagttttgttcaaaatgtCACAGGGGTGACGGCACTcctggtggtggaggagggtaACTGCAGTGTCACAGTTAAAGCCTTAAACACAGCTGGCTACGGACCTGCCACACATCTCAGCATTGACACTCAAAGACAGAACG ctCTCCCCTCGGTCAGGAAATTGTGGGTTTCCAGCTCGTTCCCTGCCATGAACGACCTTTTGGTCCAATGGGAGAGCCCCAcagctcctccctctgtcccgTCCGTCAGTCATTTTGCTGTTGAGTGGTGCCCCAAGCCTCGCCCGTCCTCCTGCCGCTTGACTACAGTGGATAGCGTCCTCACCTCCACTGTTATACAAG ATGTTGACCCTGATGAGTCTTACCTGATCAGTGTGTTCCCTGTCTACAACCAGCAGTGTGGATCTCCTCAGTCACTGCCTGCCAGTCTGCAGCAGGGAG ctctgatggagGTGGTCAACATGAAGGTGGTGGGCATGACCAAAACGACAGTGACAGTCGCGTGGGCATGGCAAAATAATTCTGGACCAGTCAGAGTGAACAGATACAGAGTGATGCTGAGGAAAGACTCAGAAAGACAAA AGGATGTTCTCTCCTTTCCGCCTCTGTTTTTGTGGCCCGACCAAATGCACAACCACACTTTCCTCAACCTGAACCCCAGCACTGAGTATTCTCTTCTCCTAATGGCTGATAATGTTTCCAGAATCATCATCCCTGTGAGAAAATACTTTA tttcagatgaGGTCAtgggaggcagcagaggagtgaCTGTGGCAACAGTCGTGGCCACAGtcactcctctgctgctgctggccatTACTGTGTTCATCATCTCCATCCTGTCCAGGACTGT GTACAAGTCGTACTTCTTCCCACCCATCTCCAGCCCATGGGGCAGTACAACGGGCCAGTGGCTGATGGATCCAAACCACCAg aaaacattagTGAAAAACATCCTGAACATAGAGGACTTCCAGCTGACGGATCAAAGTGTCGTCATGGTTGGTCCAAAATCTCAGCACTCAGACGAGGACGAACATGAAGACACCTCACTGCTGTCGATCAGTCATCTCATCAGCAAGCTGGCTACCCTCCAACTGGGCACAGAGTACATTTCTGTTCCTCCCGTAGCCACAGAGCACCAACTGGTTTCTGTCCAGTCCTGTCATCCTGACTACGCAGTGCAATGTCAAGCAGCAGACATTCCTCTGCTGCATCAGGCACAGGAAGCTAACCGCTGCTTTCttcagaaagaggaagagagccAACAGGACAACTTTTCTGAGACATCACGtcagaaaaaaactgctgtaaaaCTATGTTTTTGTGAATTCACGGCTGATGCAAACAGTTACAGTGTTTATCAGAAGGCCTGTGAGGCAGAGTACATGATCAACTCTTCCTTTCTCTGGAAAAGGGATGTTGAAACAGTGAGTGGACAGACGGACTATATGATCTGTGAGACTGACTACAAAGCAAATTGTTGCTTTACGGTGGATGATGGATAG
- the LOC119019911 gene encoding interleukin-6 receptor subunit beta isoform X1 — protein MDILSPKLHIATWTVMNLLCVFSHEVTVRQSDLKPCEMDKRVCVTDVRDCGPRRPSSTPRPMNMSCFYHMSPSSMTCEWTEESNTESEVSLTFKRRNRISSCQRIFNPAAQLNVIARVKDYLTSRDIWSQPHTVVLRNAIRPSKPVLTVLGSTADSVDVSWISRSEGSCRLRHRVNHTHTWTQVPDSVPAHQHQILTYRIKDLLPFTVYRAAVACRQESSIRSEWSSWSPDITAETLDRVPSRPPEVCYRVEKTNTGGSLHLHLMWKDLENRDAGDHILGYQVSYKPASEQKLQDSFVQNVTGVTALLVVEEGNCSVTVKALNTAGYGPATHLSIDTQRQNALPSVRKLWVSSSFPAMNDLLVQWESPTAPPSVPSVSHFAVEWCPKPRPSSCRLTTVDSVLTSTVIQDVDPDESYLISVFPVYNQQCGSPQSLPASLQQGALMEVVNMKVVGMTKTTVTVAWAWQNNSGPVRVNRYRVMLRKDSERQNTEDVLSFPPLFLWPDQMHNHTFLNLNPSTEYSLLLMADNVSRIIIPVRKYFISDEVMGGSRGVTVATVVATVTPLLLLAITVFIISILSRTVYKSYFFPPISSPWGSTTGQWLMDPNHQKTLVKNILNIEDFQLTDQSVVMVGPKSQHSDEDEHEDTSLLSISHLISKLATLQLGTEYISVPPVATEHQLVSVQSCHPDYAVQCQAADIPLLHQAQEANRCFLQKEEESQQDNFSETSRQKKTAVKLCFCEFTADANSYSVYQKACEAEYMINSSFLWKRDVETVSGQTDYMICETDYKANCCFTVDDG, from the exons ATGGACATCCTGTCTCCTAAACTGCACATAGCTACCTGGACAGTGATGaacctcctctgtgtgttttcgcATG AGGTGACGGTGAGGCAGTCTGATCTGAAGCCTTGTGAAATGGACAAGCGAGTGTGTGTCACTGACGTGAGAGACTGTGGCCCTCGACGTCCTTCATCTACACCAA ggcCCATGAACATGTCCTGCTTCTACCACATGTCACCCAGCTCCATGACGTGTGAGTGGACTGAAGAGTCAAACACAGAGTCAGAAGTCTCGCTCACCTTCAAACG CAGGAATAGAATCTCATCATGTCAAAGAATCTTCAACCCGGCAGCTCAACTCAACGTCATCGCCAGGGTAAAAGACTACTTGACAAGCAGAGACATCTGGTCTCAACCTCATACTGTTGTTCTTCGTAATGCGA tCAGACCCTCTAAGCCTGTATTAACTGTACTTGGCTCCACTGCCGACTCTGTTGATGTGTCTTGGATAAGCAGAAGTGAAGGCAGCTGTCGACTTCGCCACAGAGTTAACCACACTCACACATGGACCCAG GTTCCAGATTCTGTACCTGCACATCAACATCAAATACTGACTTACCGGATCAAAGATCTCCTGCCCTTCACCGTCTACAGAGCAGCTGTGGCCTGCAGACAGGAGTCCAGCATCCGGAGCGAATGGAGCAGTTGGAGCcctgacatcactgcagagACGCTAGACAGAG TCCCCTCCAGGCCACCAGAGGTGTGTTACAGAGTGGAGAAAACCAACACTGGTGGATCTCTCCACCTTCATCTCATGTGGAAG GACCTTGAAAACCGCGATGCTGGAGATCATATCCTCGGATACCAGGTGAGCTACAAGCCAGCAAGCGAGCAGAAGCTGCAGGAcagttttgttcaaaatgtCACAGGGGTGACGGCACTcctggtggtggaggagggtaACTGCAGTGTCACAGTTAAAGCCTTAAACACAGCTGGCTACGGACCTGCCACACATCTCAGCATTGACACTCAAAGACAGAACG ctCTCCCCTCGGTCAGGAAATTGTGGGTTTCCAGCTCGTTCCCTGCCATGAACGACCTTTTGGTCCAATGGGAGAGCCCCAcagctcctccctctgtcccgTCCGTCAGTCATTTTGCTGTTGAGTGGTGCCCCAAGCCTCGCCCGTCCTCCTGCCGCTTGACTACAGTGGATAGCGTCCTCACCTCCACTGTTATACAAG ATGTTGACCCTGATGAGTCTTACCTGATCAGTGTGTTCCCTGTCTACAACCAGCAGTGTGGATCTCCTCAGTCACTGCCTGCCAGTCTGCAGCAGGGAG ctctgatggagGTGGTCAACATGAAGGTGGTGGGCATGACCAAAACGACAGTGACAGTCGCGTGGGCATGGCAAAATAATTCTGGACCAGTCAGAGTGAACAGATACAGAGTGATGCTGAGGAAAGACTCAGAAAGACAAA ACACAGAGGATGTTCTCTCCTTTCCGCCTCTGTTTTTGTGGCCCGACCAAATGCACAACCACACTTTCCTCAACCTGAACCCCAGCACTGAGTATTCTCTTCTCCTAATGGCTGATAATGTTTCCAGAATCATCATCCCTGTGAGAAAATACTTTA tttcagatgaGGTCAtgggaggcagcagaggagtgaCTGTGGCAACAGTCGTGGCCACAGtcactcctctgctgctgctggccatTACTGTGTTCATCATCTCCATCCTGTCCAGGACTGT GTACAAGTCGTACTTCTTCCCACCCATCTCCAGCCCATGGGGCAGTACAACGGGCCAGTGGCTGATGGATCCAAACCACCAg aaaacattagTGAAAAACATCCTGAACATAGAGGACTTCCAGCTGACGGATCAAAGTGTCGTCATGGTTGGTCCAAAATCTCAGCACTCAGACGAGGACGAACATGAAGACACCTCACTGCTGTCGATCAGTCATCTCATCAGCAAGCTGGCTACCCTCCAACTGGGCACAGAGTACATTTCTGTTCCTCCCGTAGCCACAGAGCACCAACTGGTTTCTGTCCAGTCCTGTCATCCTGACTACGCAGTGCAATGTCAAGCAGCAGACATTCCTCTGCTGCATCAGGCACAGGAAGCTAACCGCTGCTTTCttcagaaagaggaagagagccAACAGGACAACTTTTCTGAGACATCACGtcagaaaaaaactgctgtaaaaCTATGTTTTTGTGAATTCACGGCTGATGCAAACAGTTACAGTGTTTATCAGAAGGCCTGTGAGGCAGAGTACATGATCAACTCTTCCTTTCTCTGGAAAAGGGATGTTGAAACAGTGAGTGGACAGACGGACTATATGATCTGTGAGACTGACTACAAAGCAAATTGTTGCTTTACGGTGGATGATGGATAG
- the LOC119019911 gene encoding interleukin-6 receptor subunit beta isoform X4 gives MNMSCFYHMSPSSMTCEWTEESNTESEVSLTFKRRNRISSCQRIFNPAAQLNVIARVKDYLTSRDIWSQPHTVVLRNAIRPSKPVLTVLGSTADSVDVSWISRSEGSCRLRHRVNHTHTWTQVPDSVPAHQHQILTYRIKDLLPFTVYRAAVACRQESSIRSEWSSWSPDITAETLDRVPSRPPEVCYRVEKTNTGGSLHLHLMWKDLENRDAGDHILGYQVSYKPASEQKLQDSFVQNVTGVTALLVVEEGNCSVTVKALNTAGYGPATHLSIDTQRQNALPSVRKLWVSSSFPAMNDLLVQWESPTAPPSVPSVSHFAVEWCPKPRPSSCRLTTVDSVLTSTVIQDVDPDESYLISVFPVYNQQCGSPQSLPASLQQGALMEVVNMKVVGMTKTTVTVAWAWQNNSGPVRVNRYRVMLRKDSERQNTEDVLSFPPLFLWPDQMHNHTFLNLNPSTEYSLLLMADNVSRIIIPVRKYFISDEVMGGSRGVTVATVVATVTPLLLLAITVFIISILSRTVYKSYFFPPISSPWGSTTGQWLMDPNHQKTLVKNILNIEDFQLTDQSVVMVGPKSQHSDEDEHEDTSLLSISHLISKLATLQLGTEYISVPPVATEHQLVSVQSCHPDYAVQCQAADIPLLHQAQEANRCFLQKEEESQQDNFSETSRQKKTAVKLCFCEFTADANSYSVYQKACEAEYMINSSFLWKRDVETVSGQTDYMICETDYKANCCFTVDDG, from the exons ATGAACATGTCCTGCTTCTACCACATGTCACCCAGCTCCATGACGTGTGAGTGGACTGAAGAGTCAAACACAGAGTCAGAAGTCTCGCTCACCTTCAAACG CAGGAATAGAATCTCATCATGTCAAAGAATCTTCAACCCGGCAGCTCAACTCAACGTCATCGCCAGGGTAAAAGACTACTTGACAAGCAGAGACATCTGGTCTCAACCTCATACTGTTGTTCTTCGTAATGCGA tCAGACCCTCTAAGCCTGTATTAACTGTACTTGGCTCCACTGCCGACTCTGTTGATGTGTCTTGGATAAGCAGAAGTGAAGGCAGCTGTCGACTTCGCCACAGAGTTAACCACACTCACACATGGACCCAG GTTCCAGATTCTGTACCTGCACATCAACATCAAATACTGACTTACCGGATCAAAGATCTCCTGCCCTTCACCGTCTACAGAGCAGCTGTGGCCTGCAGACAGGAGTCCAGCATCCGGAGCGAATGGAGCAGTTGGAGCcctgacatcactgcagagACGCTAGACAGAG TCCCCTCCAGGCCACCAGAGGTGTGTTACAGAGTGGAGAAAACCAACACTGGTGGATCTCTCCACCTTCATCTCATGTGGAAG GACCTTGAAAACCGCGATGCTGGAGATCATATCCTCGGATACCAGGTGAGCTACAAGCCAGCAAGCGAGCAGAAGCTGCAGGAcagttttgttcaaaatgtCACAGGGGTGACGGCACTcctggtggtggaggagggtaACTGCAGTGTCACAGTTAAAGCCTTAAACACAGCTGGCTACGGACCTGCCACACATCTCAGCATTGACACTCAAAGACAGAACG ctCTCCCCTCGGTCAGGAAATTGTGGGTTTCCAGCTCGTTCCCTGCCATGAACGACCTTTTGGTCCAATGGGAGAGCCCCAcagctcctccctctgtcccgTCCGTCAGTCATTTTGCTGTTGAGTGGTGCCCCAAGCCTCGCCCGTCCTCCTGCCGCTTGACTACAGTGGATAGCGTCCTCACCTCCACTGTTATACAAG ATGTTGACCCTGATGAGTCTTACCTGATCAGTGTGTTCCCTGTCTACAACCAGCAGTGTGGATCTCCTCAGTCACTGCCTGCCAGTCTGCAGCAGGGAG ctctgatggagGTGGTCAACATGAAGGTGGTGGGCATGACCAAAACGACAGTGACAGTCGCGTGGGCATGGCAAAATAATTCTGGACCAGTCAGAGTGAACAGATACAGAGTGATGCTGAGGAAAGACTCAGAAAGACAAA ACACAGAGGATGTTCTCTCCTTTCCGCCTCTGTTTTTGTGGCCCGACCAAATGCACAACCACACTTTCCTCAACCTGAACCCCAGCACTGAGTATTCTCTTCTCCTAATGGCTGATAATGTTTCCAGAATCATCATCCCTGTGAGAAAATACTTTA tttcagatgaGGTCAtgggaggcagcagaggagtgaCTGTGGCAACAGTCGTGGCCACAGtcactcctctgctgctgctggccatTACTGTGTTCATCATCTCCATCCTGTCCAGGACTGT GTACAAGTCGTACTTCTTCCCACCCATCTCCAGCCCATGGGGCAGTACAACGGGCCAGTGGCTGATGGATCCAAACCACCAg aaaacattagTGAAAAACATCCTGAACATAGAGGACTTCCAGCTGACGGATCAAAGTGTCGTCATGGTTGGTCCAAAATCTCAGCACTCAGACGAGGACGAACATGAAGACACCTCACTGCTGTCGATCAGTCATCTCATCAGCAAGCTGGCTACCCTCCAACTGGGCACAGAGTACATTTCTGTTCCTCCCGTAGCCACAGAGCACCAACTGGTTTCTGTCCAGTCCTGTCATCCTGACTACGCAGTGCAATGTCAAGCAGCAGACATTCCTCTGCTGCATCAGGCACAGGAAGCTAACCGCTGCTTTCttcagaaagaggaagagagccAACAGGACAACTTTTCTGAGACATCACGtcagaaaaaaactgctgtaaaaCTATGTTTTTGTGAATTCACGGCTGATGCAAACAGTTACAGTGTTTATCAGAAGGCCTGTGAGGCAGAGTACATGATCAACTCTTCCTTTCTCTGGAAAAGGGATGTTGAAACAGTGAGTGGACAGACGGACTATATGATCTGTGAGACTGACTACAAAGCAAATTGTTGCTTTACGGTGGATGATGGATAG
- the LOC119019911 gene encoding interleukin-6 receptor subunit beta isoform X2 has protein sequence MDILSPKLHIATWTVMNLLCVFSHEVTVRQSDLKPCEMDKRVCVTDVRDCGPRRPSSTPRPMNMSCFYHMSPSSMTCEWTEESNTESEVSLTFKRNRISSCQRIFNPAAQLNVIARVKDYLTSRDIWSQPHTVVLRNAIRPSKPVLTVLGSTADSVDVSWISRSEGSCRLRHRVNHTHTWTQVPDSVPAHQHQILTYRIKDLLPFTVYRAAVACRQESSIRSEWSSWSPDITAETLDRVPSRPPEVCYRVEKTNTGGSLHLHLMWKDLENRDAGDHILGYQVSYKPASEQKLQDSFVQNVTGVTALLVVEEGNCSVTVKALNTAGYGPATHLSIDTQRQNALPSVRKLWVSSSFPAMNDLLVQWESPTAPPSVPSVSHFAVEWCPKPRPSSCRLTTVDSVLTSTVIQDVDPDESYLISVFPVYNQQCGSPQSLPASLQQGALMEVVNMKVVGMTKTTVTVAWAWQNNSGPVRVNRYRVMLRKDSERQNTEDVLSFPPLFLWPDQMHNHTFLNLNPSTEYSLLLMADNVSRIIIPVRKYFISDEVMGGSRGVTVATVVATVTPLLLLAITVFIISILSRTVYKSYFFPPISSPWGSTTGQWLMDPNHQKTLVKNILNIEDFQLTDQSVVMVGPKSQHSDEDEHEDTSLLSISHLISKLATLQLGTEYISVPPVATEHQLVSVQSCHPDYAVQCQAADIPLLHQAQEANRCFLQKEEESQQDNFSETSRQKKTAVKLCFCEFTADANSYSVYQKACEAEYMINSSFLWKRDVETVSGQTDYMICETDYKANCCFTVDDG, from the exons ATGGACATCCTGTCTCCTAAACTGCACATAGCTACCTGGACAGTGATGaacctcctctgtgtgttttcgcATG AGGTGACGGTGAGGCAGTCTGATCTGAAGCCTTGTGAAATGGACAAGCGAGTGTGTGTCACTGACGTGAGAGACTGTGGCCCTCGACGTCCTTCATCTACACCAA ggcCCATGAACATGTCCTGCTTCTACCACATGTCACCCAGCTCCATGACGTGTGAGTGGACTGAAGAGTCAAACACAGAGTCAGAAGTCTCGCTCACCTTCAAACG GAATAGAATCTCATCATGTCAAAGAATCTTCAACCCGGCAGCTCAACTCAACGTCATCGCCAGGGTAAAAGACTACTTGACAAGCAGAGACATCTGGTCTCAACCTCATACTGTTGTTCTTCGTAATGCGA tCAGACCCTCTAAGCCTGTATTAACTGTACTTGGCTCCACTGCCGACTCTGTTGATGTGTCTTGGATAAGCAGAAGTGAAGGCAGCTGTCGACTTCGCCACAGAGTTAACCACACTCACACATGGACCCAG GTTCCAGATTCTGTACCTGCACATCAACATCAAATACTGACTTACCGGATCAAAGATCTCCTGCCCTTCACCGTCTACAGAGCAGCTGTGGCCTGCAGACAGGAGTCCAGCATCCGGAGCGAATGGAGCAGTTGGAGCcctgacatcactgcagagACGCTAGACAGAG TCCCCTCCAGGCCACCAGAGGTGTGTTACAGAGTGGAGAAAACCAACACTGGTGGATCTCTCCACCTTCATCTCATGTGGAAG GACCTTGAAAACCGCGATGCTGGAGATCATATCCTCGGATACCAGGTGAGCTACAAGCCAGCAAGCGAGCAGAAGCTGCAGGAcagttttgttcaaaatgtCACAGGGGTGACGGCACTcctggtggtggaggagggtaACTGCAGTGTCACAGTTAAAGCCTTAAACACAGCTGGCTACGGACCTGCCACACATCTCAGCATTGACACTCAAAGACAGAACG ctCTCCCCTCGGTCAGGAAATTGTGGGTTTCCAGCTCGTTCCCTGCCATGAACGACCTTTTGGTCCAATGGGAGAGCCCCAcagctcctccctctgtcccgTCCGTCAGTCATTTTGCTGTTGAGTGGTGCCCCAAGCCTCGCCCGTCCTCCTGCCGCTTGACTACAGTGGATAGCGTCCTCACCTCCACTGTTATACAAG ATGTTGACCCTGATGAGTCTTACCTGATCAGTGTGTTCCCTGTCTACAACCAGCAGTGTGGATCTCCTCAGTCACTGCCTGCCAGTCTGCAGCAGGGAG ctctgatggagGTGGTCAACATGAAGGTGGTGGGCATGACCAAAACGACAGTGACAGTCGCGTGGGCATGGCAAAATAATTCTGGACCAGTCAGAGTGAACAGATACAGAGTGATGCTGAGGAAAGACTCAGAAAGACAAA ACACAGAGGATGTTCTCTCCTTTCCGCCTCTGTTTTTGTGGCCCGACCAAATGCACAACCACACTTTCCTCAACCTGAACCCCAGCACTGAGTATTCTCTTCTCCTAATGGCTGATAATGTTTCCAGAATCATCATCCCTGTGAGAAAATACTTTA tttcagatgaGGTCAtgggaggcagcagaggagtgaCTGTGGCAACAGTCGTGGCCACAGtcactcctctgctgctgctggccatTACTGTGTTCATCATCTCCATCCTGTCCAGGACTGT GTACAAGTCGTACTTCTTCCCACCCATCTCCAGCCCATGGGGCAGTACAACGGGCCAGTGGCTGATGGATCCAAACCACCAg aaaacattagTGAAAAACATCCTGAACATAGAGGACTTCCAGCTGACGGATCAAAGTGTCGTCATGGTTGGTCCAAAATCTCAGCACTCAGACGAGGACGAACATGAAGACACCTCACTGCTGTCGATCAGTCATCTCATCAGCAAGCTGGCTACCCTCCAACTGGGCACAGAGTACATTTCTGTTCCTCCCGTAGCCACAGAGCACCAACTGGTTTCTGTCCAGTCCTGTCATCCTGACTACGCAGTGCAATGTCAAGCAGCAGACATTCCTCTGCTGCATCAGGCACAGGAAGCTAACCGCTGCTTTCttcagaaagaggaagagagccAACAGGACAACTTTTCTGAGACATCACGtcagaaaaaaactgctgtaaaaCTATGTTTTTGTGAATTCACGGCTGATGCAAACAGTTACAGTGTTTATCAGAAGGCCTGTGAGGCAGAGTACATGATCAACTCTTCCTTTCTCTGGAAAAGGGATGTTGAAACAGTGAGTGGACAGACGGACTATATGATCTGTGAGACTGACTACAAAGCAAATTGTTGCTTTACGGTGGATGATGGATAG